The sequence below is a genomic window from Streptomyces sp. NBC_00582.
GATCATGTACTGGATCGAGGTGTTCATGTTCAGCAGGTCAAGACCGGTCTGGATGGACTGGATGACCAGCATGCCCAGCAGCGCGGACCACACGGAACCACGCCCACCGAAGAGCGACGTACCACCGATGACCGCGGCGGCGATGGCGAGCATCAGCGTGTTGCCGCCACCGGCGGACAGCGTCGCGCTCGCGGTCTGGCCGGCGAAGAACATACCGCCGATCGCCGCGAAGCCGCCGGAGATGGCGAACACGGTGATCCGGACCATCGGCACGTTGATACCGGCACGGCGCGCGGCCTCGATGCCGCCACCGACCGCGAACACCTGACGGCCGTAGGTCGTGCGGCGCAGCACGAAGTCGACGATCACCAGCGCCGCGAGGAAGATCACCAGGGCGTTGGAGACGCCGGCCGCGTCGTTCAGGACGGCGGCGGAGACGAAGGCCGCCACGGCGAGGGCACCCACGCGCAGCAGGATCTCGCTGGTCGGCCGGAACGGCACACCCGCGGCCTTGCGGCGGCGCTGCTCGTTGAAGTTGCCGACGAGGGAGAGCACCACGGCGAGACCGGCCAGCAGGTAGGCGCCGATGATCGCCTGGTCCATGAAGAAGGAGCTCTGGCCGAGCAGGTGGACCGGGCCCGACTCGGACGGGATGTTGATCGTGCCGCTGTCGCCCAGCAGCCACAGCATCAGGCCGTTCCAGCCGAGGAAGCCGGCCAGGGTGACGACGAACGCGGGGACGCCGACCTTGGCGAAGAACCAGCCCTGCAGCGAGCCGATGGCGACACCGGTGAGGACCGCCAGCACCAGGGCGAGCCAGGGGTTCATGCCGTGGTTCACCGCGAACACGGCGAACAGGGTGGACGACAGACCGCTGACCGAACCGACCGACAGGTCGATCTCGCCCAGCAGCAGGACGAACACCAGGCCGATGGCGAGCATGCCGGTGGCCGAGAGGAAGTAGCTGATGTTGGACAGGTTGTCGGCGC
It includes:
- a CDS encoding sugar ABC transporter permease; this encodes MSDTSKTVKSDSPEPEKSGTATKVDKTEGVVETQETVAPADDPTAAPVAVVDPRLLVREEGLKGYLTEFKRKVKGGELGSLPVVIGLIVIWTIFQTQNDRFLSADNLSNISYFLSATGMLAIGLVFVLLLGEIDLSVGSVSGLSSTLFAVFAVNHGMNPWLALVLAVLTGVAIGSLQGWFFAKVGVPAFVVTLAGFLGWNGLMLWLLGDSGTINIPSESGPVHLLGQSSFFMDQAIIGAYLLAGLAVVLSLVGNFNEQRRRKAAGVPFRPTSEILLRVGALAVAAFVSAAVLNDAAGVSNALVIFLAALVIVDFVLRRTTYGRQVFAVGGGIEAARRAGINVPMVRITVFAISGGFAAIGGMFFAGQTASATLSAGGGNTLMLAIAAAVIGGTSLFGGRGSVWSALLGMLVIQSIQTGLDLLNMNTSIQYMITGGVLLGAVVIDSVSRKSQKAAGRG